The following nucleotide sequence is from Chloroflexota bacterium.
GCCTCGGCCACGATCGCCGCATCCGCCGTATAGCCGCGCTCGATGGCCGCGCCGGTGCCGGCCTCGGTGTTCATCATCTCCTCGCCGACGACGAACTCGAGGATCACGTCGCCCTTCGGGTGCAGGCCCGCCTGCAACACCGCGCGCAACGCCGTCAGCGTGGCGGCGTTGCCGCCCTTCATGTCGCACGAGCCGCGCCCCCAGATCTTGCCGTCGATGACCTCGCCGCTCCACGGACCGGCCGTGCTCCAGTTGGCGTCCGGTCCGGGAGGGACCACGTCCACGTGACCGTTGAAGAGCAGCGAGCGGCCACCCCCCACGCCGCGGAGCGTGCCCGCCAGGTTGGCGCGGCCCTCCTCCGCTTCCCACAGATCGGTCTCTAGGCCCGCGGCCTCCATGAGCGGCTGGCAGAACTCGTTCACGCGGGTCTCGCCGCCGCGCGCCGCCTCCTGGTCGATGCCCGGATAGGTCGGATTCACCGACGGAATGCGGACAGTGTCGATGGTCATTTGGACCAGGTCGTCGGCCAGCGCATCCACTTCGGCCAACACACGCTCGCGGATCTGGGGCTCGGTCATCGCGGTGACTCCTCGGCTCAGCATTTCGTTGGCCGCATGGTAAGCGCTTGCCGCGCCTGCGAACGTCGATCTTTGGTCTGAATCAGACGGGTGCGCCGGGCGCTACCATCGACGCCCGGCGATTCCTCCGTGAGCAGAAAGCGAGCGCCACATGGCTGCCAAGACCATGCCCAGCGACCACGAAGCCCGGTGCCGCGGGCGCTACGAGCTGCCCGGCGTGACGATCCAGGTCGAGAACACCATCACGCTGATTCCCGAGCAAGACCGCTTCTGTCCGGCCGGATTCCTGTTCAACCTTCGCGATGGCCGCCTGATCACGGGCAACGTTCCCTCGGAGGACGGCGCGATGACCTGGCGCGCGTCACCGGACGCGGGCCAGACCTGGGAGCCGGCGCCGGCATGGCCGAGTTGGCACGTCTATCAGTTCCCCGACGGCGAGTTGGTCGGCCTCGAGGGCTCCGAAGAGCCCTGGCTCGGCACGACGGATAGATCGGGCGTGTACCTGGGTCGCGCCTTCCGTTCGACCGACGGGGGACAAACGTTTGCCGCGGAGACGGTGGAGATTTCCGGCATTCCGCAGCTCGTCGAAGGTGAGAGCGAGCGCTGGGGATTCCACGTGGACTCCTACGTCGATCACAACATCGTGGCGCTCGGCGACGGCAGCCTGCTGGCTGGCGCGCACGGGCGATTTACGGGCCATCGCAAGTACAGCACCTATGTGGTGCGCTCGACGGACCGAGGACGGAGCTGGCACTTCCGCGCCACGGTGGCGTCGGACCTGACGCCGGACGACCACGTGCGGATCGAGGGCTTCGACGAGCCGGCGCTACTGACCCTGCCGAACGGCGAAGTGCTGTGCTTCATGCGCAGCGGGGGGCGCTACGACGCGCGCTATTCCCCGCTGTACCTGAGCCGCTCGGCGGACGACGGGCGCACCTGGAGCGTGGCCGATCCCATTGCCGACCGCGGTGTCTGGCCCAATGCCTGCCGCCTGGACAACGGTGTGCTGGCGGTGATCTACGGACGTCC
It contains:
- a CDS encoding sialidase family protein gives rise to the protein MAAKTMPSDHEARCRGRYELPGVTIQVENTITLIPEQDRFCPAGFLFNLRDGRLITGNVPSEDGAMTWRASPDAGQTWEPAPAWPSWHVYQFPDGELVGLEGSEEPWLGTTDRSGVYLGRAFRSTDGGQTFAAETVEISGIPQLVEGESERWGFHVDSYVDHNIVALGDGSLLAGAHGRFTGHRKYSTYVVRSTDRGRSWHFRATVASDLTPDDHVRIEGFDEPALLTLPNGEVLCFMRSGGRYDARYSPLYLSRSADDGRTWSVADPIADRGVWPNACRLDNGVLAVIYGRPGDWLAFSLDDGHTWIGHFCLHLGPQPWDCGSYDWVEAVAPDTLLAAYGRTDPNNPRMSEVSGTFITVTRT